Proteins encoded in a region of the Pseudomonas sp. GOM7 genome:
- a CDS encoding EAL domain-containing protein, with translation MIRTPSLMPPIAPEALDDLQRAHLFYDELQRGHFCLAFQAVVAAHDPEQILYRESLLRHEGGGLGFNPFPLLERLHVIRPLDHRVLSTLISLLQAHPTLTLGCNISALSTVWDQDWDSTLEALEADHAVARRLVVEITESTVPPCHSSAVELVTHLRNSGCQVAVDDFGSGFGTLAFIQQSQPDIIKIDQSYIQRARTTTQGERTLKYLLELCKTLAPCVIVEGIETQEDLQRARSLDSDWLQGYLFGRPDFALADLPGIQRIPR, from the coding sequence ATGATCCGCACCCCCTCTCTCATGCCGCCCATCGCCCCGGAGGCACTGGACGACCTGCAACGCGCCCATCTGTTCTACGATGAACTGCAGCGCGGCCACTTCTGCCTGGCCTTCCAGGCGGTGGTCGCCGCGCATGACCCCGAGCAGATTCTCTATCGAGAAAGCCTGTTGCGCCATGAAGGTGGCGGGCTGGGCTTCAACCCCTTTCCGCTGCTCGAACGCCTGCACGTCATCCGCCCGCTGGATCACCGAGTGCTGAGCACCCTGATCAGCCTGCTGCAGGCGCATCCCACGCTCACCCTGGGCTGCAACATCTCGGCCCTGAGCACGGTCTGGGATCAGGACTGGGACAGCACGCTGGAAGCGCTGGAGGCCGACCATGCGGTGGCTCGGCGGCTGGTCGTGGAAATCACCGAAAGCACCGTACCGCCCTGCCACAGCAGCGCCGTGGAACTGGTGACGCACCTGCGCAACAGCGGTTGCCAGGTAGCGGTAGACGACTTCGGTTCGGGCTTCGGCACATTGGCCTTCATCCAGCAAAGCCAGCCGGACATCATCAAGATCGACCAGAGCTATATCCAGCGTGCCCGCACCACCACACAAGGCGAGCGAACCCTCAAGTACCTGCTGGAGCTGTGCAAGACGCTGGCGCCCTGCGTGATCGTCGAGGGCATCGAGACGCAAGAAGACCTGCAGCGCGCCAGGAGCCTCGACAGCGATTGGCTGCAGGGTTACCTGTTCGGCCGCCCGGACTTCGCACTCGCCGACCTGCCCGGCATTCAGCGGATACCTCGCTAG
- a CDS encoding AraC family transcriptional regulator, producing MHSLTTSCFQVLLKAFAGRDSAIPGLEQMLASAAQIPVLQVYRFLEAQVAESGDLDLGLRAYAHFHPSLLGVKSYAMMSSATLKDALQHMVDYHPLTSDGSHLFLEQDQEQLRLVGLEIGAVRRQAPRAFIDAGAALALAAVHWLAPFQRPMPLMLELTYAQPEDTRALRRLFGAELRFGAARNCMTFSLADGAIALPTAAPALHPLHVEYARTWLDEQIDGSLEARVRRVLSTQLSLGISPGLGEVADQLGMSRRSLQHGLMRDAVNFTRLLDDARRRHASSLLRNSTRSLKYISAQLGFRDQSSFHKACMRWFGVSPQHYRLAPAALEGSA from the coding sequence ATGCATTCGCTTACCACGTCCTGCTTCCAGGTGCTGCTCAAGGCCTTTGCTGGCCGTGACTCAGCTATCCCGGGGCTGGAGCAGATGCTTGCCAGCGCTGCCCAGATTCCCGTGCTGCAGGTCTACCGTTTTCTCGAGGCGCAGGTGGCCGAGAGCGGTGACCTGGATCTGGGCTTGCGTGCCTACGCACATTTCCATCCCAGCCTGCTGGGGGTGAAGAGCTACGCCATGATGTCCAGCGCGACCCTGAAGGACGCATTGCAGCACATGGTGGATTACCACCCGCTGACCAGTGATGGCTCGCACCTGTTTCTGGAGCAGGATCAGGAGCAGCTCAGGTTGGTGGGGCTGGAAATAGGGGCCGTGCGGCGTCAGGCTCCACGGGCCTTCATCGATGCCGGGGCGGCCCTGGCACTGGCTGCGGTGCATTGGCTGGCGCCCTTCCAGCGGCCGATGCCACTGATGCTGGAGCTGACCTATGCGCAACCCGAGGACACTCGAGCACTACGGCGGCTGTTCGGCGCCGAGCTGCGCTTCGGCGCTGCCAGGAACTGCATGACCTTCAGCCTGGCCGATGGCGCGATTGCCTTGCCGACGGCAGCGCCAGCTCTGCATCCATTGCATGTCGAATACGCCAGAACCTGGCTGGACGAGCAGATCGACGGCTCGCTGGAGGCCAGAGTCCGCCGGGTGCTCAGCACCCAGCTCAGCCTGGGTATCAGCCCTGGCCTGGGCGAGGTGGCGGATCAGCTCGGCATGAGCAGGCGCAGCCTGCAGCATGGCCTGATGCGCGACGCGGTGAACTTCACCCGTTTGCTCGACGACGCGCGGCGGCGGCATGCGTCCAGCCTGTTGCGCAACAGCACACGCAGCCTCAAGTACATCTCCGCGCAACTGGGCTTTCGTGACCAGAGCAGCTTCCACAAGGCCTGCATGCGCTGGTTCGGCGTGTCGCCCCAGCACTATCGGCTCGCCCCCGCCGCGCTCGAGGGCAGCGCCTGA
- a CDS encoding aldehyde dehydrogenase (NADP(+)), with the protein MLSLTGHNYIGGERRAAGTTSLQSLDASSGEALPYSFIQATPEEVDAAAQAAAAAYPSYRSLSAVRRAEFLEAIADEIDALGDDFVALVCRETALPAARIQGERGRTSGQMRLFAKVLRRGDFYGARIDRALPDRQPLPRPDLRQYQIGVGPVAVFGASNFPLAFSTAGGDTASALAAGCPVVFKAHSGHMATAECVADAVIRAAEKTGMPKGVFNMIFGGGVGEILVKHPAIQAVGFTGSLKGGRALCDMAAARPQPIPVFAEMSSVNPVIVLPGALATRGATVAKELAGSVVLGCGQFCTNPGLVIGIRSAAFSDFVAALSDAIASQPAQTMLNAGTLRSYASGLAHLHGHAKVTHLAGNEQAGNQAQPQLFKADVSMLLEGDPLLQEEVFGPTTIVVEAADSAELTRALQSMHGQLTATLIAERDDLSAFRDLLPLLETKAGRVLLNGYPTGVEVCDAMVHGGPYPATSDARGTSVGTLAIHRFLRPVCYQNYPDEVLPEALQNANPLGIQRLVDGVHTRDALS; encoded by the coding sequence ATGCTGAGTCTGACTGGCCACAACTACATCGGCGGTGAGCGCCGCGCCGCCGGCACCACCTCGCTCCAGAGCCTCGACGCCAGCAGCGGTGAAGCGCTGCCCTACAGCTTCATCCAGGCCACGCCGGAAGAAGTCGATGCCGCCGCCCAGGCTGCCGCTGCCGCTTACCCCAGCTACCGCAGCCTGTCGGCCGTGCGCCGTGCCGAGTTCCTCGAGGCCATCGCTGACGAGATCGACGCCCTGGGCGATGACTTCGTCGCCCTGGTTTGCCGTGAAACCGCGCTGCCGGCTGCCCGCATCCAGGGTGAACGTGGTCGTACAAGTGGCCAGATGCGCCTGTTCGCCAAGGTGCTGCGCCGGGGTGATTTCTACGGTGCCCGTATCGACCGCGCCCTGCCGGATCGCCAGCCGCTGCCGCGCCCAGATCTGCGCCAGTACCAGATCGGCGTCGGCCCGGTCGCCGTGTTTGGTGCCAGCAACTTCCCCCTGGCCTTCTCCACCGCTGGTGGCGACACCGCGTCCGCCCTGGCGGCCGGCTGCCCGGTGGTGTTCAAGGCGCACAGCGGCCACATGGCCACTGCCGAATGCGTGGCCGATGCGGTGATTCGCGCCGCCGAGAAAACCGGCATGCCCAAGGGCGTGTTCAACATGATCTTCGGTGGCGGCGTCGGCGAGATTCTGGTCAAGCACCCGGCCATCCAGGCGGTCGGCTTCACCGGCTCGCTGAAGGGCGGCCGCGCCCTGTGCGACATGGCTGCCGCCCGTCCGCAGCCGATCCCGGTATTCGCCGAGATGTCCAGCGTCAACCCGGTGATCGTCCTGCCGGGCGCGCTCGCGACCCGTGGCGCTACCGTGGCCAAGGAATTGGCCGGTTCCGTGGTGCTGGGCTGTGGCCAGTTCTGCACCAACCCGGGCCTGGTCATCGGCATACGCAGCGCCGCGTTCAGCGATTTCGTCGCGGCCCTCAGCGACGCCATCGCCAGCCAACCGGCGCAGACCATGCTCAATGCCGGCACCCTGCGCAGCTATGCCAGCGGCCTGGCGCACCTGCACGGCCACGCCAAGGTCACCCACCTGGCGGGCAACGAGCAGGCCGGCAACCAGGCGCAGCCGCAACTGTTCAAGGCCGACGTCAGCATGCTGCTCGAAGGTGACCCGTTGCTGCAGGAAGAAGTCTTCGGCCCGACCACCATCGTCGTCGAAGCCGCCGACAGCGCCGAACTGACCCGTGCCCTGCAGAGCATGCACGGGCAACTGACCGCCACCCTGATCGCCGAGCGTGACGATCTGAGCGCCTTCCGTGACCTGCTGCCGCTGCTGGAGACCAAGGCTGGCCGTGTGCTGCTCAATGGCTACCCGACCGGCGTGGAAGTGTGCGATGCCATGGTGCATGGCGGCCCCTACCCGGCCACCTCCGATGCCCGTGGCACCTCCGTCGGCACCCTGGCGATCCACCGCTTCCTGCGCCCGGTGTGCTACCAGAACTACCCGGATGAAGTGCTGCCCGAAGCCCTGCAGAACGCCAACCCGCTGGGCATCCAGCGCCTGGTGGATGGCGTGCATACCCGTGATGCGCTGAGCTGA
- a CDS encoding YqaE/Pmp3 family membrane protein has protein sequence MDLIRILIAILLPPLGVFLQVGFGGAFWLNILLTLLGYIPGIVHAVYIIAKR, from the coding sequence ATGGATCTTATCCGTATCCTCATCGCCATCCTGCTGCCGCCGCTGGGCGTTTTTCTGCAGGTGGGTTTCGGCGGCGCGTTCTGGCTGAACATCCTGCTCACCCTGCTGGGCTACATTCCCGGCATCGTGCACGCGGTGTACATCATCGCCAAGCGCTGA
- the egtD gene encoding L-histidine N(alpha)-methyltransferase: protein MALAIRTHEQSLSPEQQSLRKEALRGFAASPKAMSPKFFYDHRGSQLFELICQQPEYYPTRTEETILRLAAKDIAELAGRNASLVELGSGASRKIRLLLEALRPARYLGIDISREFLEICTRRLAADYRWLDVHALCADFSLPLKLPADALGQRPLAFFPGSSIGNFDPSEARAFLRNLHQALPAGSGLLIGVDLVKDRQVLERAYNDQAGVTALFNLNLLERMRNELDCDIDPRRFEHRAFYNEAESRIEMHLVSRQAQRVRIEDRVFDFAADETLHTENSYKYTPGGFRELAGDCGFASVAMWRDPAQLFSVHFLRRE from the coding sequence ATGGCATTGGCAATCCGCACCCACGAACAATCCCTGAGCCCGGAACAGCAAAGCCTGCGCAAGGAAGCCTTGCGCGGCTTCGCGGCCAGCCCGAAGGCGATGTCGCCGAAGTTCTTCTACGATCATCGCGGCTCGCAGCTCTTCGAGCTGATCTGCCAGCAGCCGGAGTACTACCCGACGCGAACCGAAGAGACCATCCTGCGTCTGGCGGCCAAGGATATCGCCGAGCTGGCCGGGCGCAACGCCAGCCTGGTGGAGCTGGGCAGCGGCGCCAGCCGCAAGATCCGCCTGCTGCTCGAAGCCCTGCGCCCGGCGCGTTACCTGGGCATCGATATTTCCCGCGAGTTTCTGGAGATCTGCACCCGGCGCCTGGCGGCCGACTATCGCTGGTTGGATGTGCACGCCCTGTGCGCCGACTTCAGCCTACCGCTGAAGCTGCCCGCCGACGCACTGGGGCAACGCCCGCTGGCGTTCTTTCCCGGCTCCAGCATCGGCAATTTCGACCCGAGCGAGGCCCGCGCCTTTCTGCGCAACCTGCATCAGGCGTTGCCGGCGGGCAGTGGCTTGCTGATCGGCGTGGATCTGGTCAAGGATCGCCAGGTGCTGGAGCGCGCCTACAACGATCAGGCCGGGGTCACTGCGCTGTTCAACCTCAACCTGCTCGAGCGCATGCGCAACGAGCTGGACTGCGATATCGACCCGCGCCGCTTCGAGCACCGGGCCTTCTACAACGAGGCCGAGTCGCGCATCGAGATGCACCTGGTCAGCCGCCAGGCGCAACGAGTACGCATCGAAGACCGCGTGTTCGACTTCGCCGCCGATGAGACGCTGCACACGGAGAATTCCTACAAGTACACGCCGGGCGGCTTTCGCGAGCTGGCAGGCGACTGCGGCTTCGCTTCCGTGGCCATGTGGCGCGACCCGGCGCAGTTGTTCAGTGTGCACTTCTTGCGGCGGGAGTGA
- the egtB gene encoding ergothioneine biosynthesis protein EgtB yields the protein MRDRASRIDASPSRLEQLWQRYQRVRAASERLCEPLEPEDYVIQSMPDVSPPKWHLAHVTWFFEAFVLKPFLPSYRPLDERYDHLFNSYYQTHGAPFERARRGLLSRPTVNEVYAYRSHVDLAMEQLLQPGSALADEALQRIELGLEHEQQHQELLLMDIKHILAQNPLRPVYRRDLKSGGAAASELRWIDFPAGLRHVGHAGEGFAFDCERPRHRVFVEAFQLASRPVSNGEYLQFIRDGGYRSTALWLADGWDHIQRAGWQAPLYWLREGDDWLELTLGGPRELDLHAPVCHLSYYEAEAFATWAQARLPREEEWEVAAQDEPLWGNFVENDHLQPVAAGAGDGLQQLYGDVWEWTASAYRPYPGFRPLGGSLGEYNGKFMSGQMVLRGGCCATPEDHVRPTYRNFFYPTMRWQFSGLRLAKEL from the coding sequence ATGCGAGACCGCGCCAGCAGGATCGACGCCTCACCTTCTCGACTCGAACAGTTATGGCAGCGCTACCAGCGGGTGCGTGCCGCCAGCGAACGGCTCTGCGAGCCGCTGGAACCTGAAGACTATGTGATCCAGAGCATGCCGGACGTGAGCCCGCCTAAATGGCACCTGGCCCATGTCACCTGGTTCTTCGAGGCCTTCGTGCTAAAGCCCTTCCTGCCGAGCTATCGCCCGCTGGATGAGCGCTACGACCATCTGTTCAATTCCTACTATCAGACCCATGGCGCGCCCTTCGAGCGGGCGCGGCGGGGTTTGTTGTCGCGGCCGACGGTGAACGAGGTGTACGCCTATCGCAGCCATGTCGACCTGGCCATGGAGCAGTTGCTCCAGCCCGGCAGCGCGCTGGCCGATGAGGCGCTGCAGCGTATCGAGCTGGGCCTGGAGCACGAGCAGCAGCATCAGGAGCTGCTGCTGATGGATATCAAGCACATCCTGGCGCAGAACCCGTTGCGGCCGGTTTATCGCCGCGACCTCAAGTCGGGCGGCGCGGCGGCAAGCGAGCTGCGCTGGATCGATTTTCCCGCCGGGTTGCGCCATGTCGGCCATGCCGGCGAGGGCTTCGCCTTCGATTGCGAGCGGCCGCGCCACCGGGTGTTCGTCGAGGCCTTCCAGCTCGCCAGCCGGCCAGTGAGCAATGGCGAGTATCTGCAGTTCATCCGTGATGGCGGTTACCGCAGCACGGCGCTGTGGCTGGCGGACGGCTGGGATCATATCCAACGCGCCGGCTGGCAGGCGCCGCTGTACTGGCTGCGCGAGGGCGACGACTGGCTGGAGCTGACCCTGGGCGGGCCGCGCGAGCTGGATCTGCATGCGCCGGTCTGCCACCTGAGCTACTACGAGGCCGAGGCATTCGCCACCTGGGCGCAGGCACGCCTGCCGCGCGAAGAGGAATGGGAGGTGGCCGCGCAGGACGAGCCGCTGTGGGGCAACTTCGTCGAGAACGATCACCTGCAGCCGGTGGCCGCAGGCGCGGGGGATGGTCTGCAGCAGCTCTATGGCGATGTCTGGGAATGGACGGCCAGCGCCTACCGGCCCTACCCCGGTTTCCGTCCGCTGGGCGGCAGCCTGGGTGAGTACAACGGCAAGTTCATGTCTGGGCAGATGGTGTTGCGCGGCGGCTGTTGCGCCACACCCGAGGATCACGTGCGCCCCACCTACCGCAATTTCTTCTACCCCACGATGCGCTGGCAGTTCTCCGGCCTGCGCCTGGCCAAGGAGCTTTGA
- a CDS encoding type I restriction-modification system subunit M, with translation MNHAVHNKLVSFIWSIADDCLRDVYVRGKYRDVILPMVVLRRLDALLEPTKPKVMEELAFQRSAMSTTELDDSALRAASGYVFYNISNWTLSQLYKTATNNQQILQANVEEYLDGFSDNVKDIIRRFNLKAQVRHMASKDVLLDVLEKFTSPYINLTPADAEDPKGNRLPALSNLGMGYVFEELIRKFNEENNEEAGEHFTPREVIELMTHLVFDPIKDRLPNVMTIYDPACGSGGMLTESQNFIEEKYPAQGTTRDVHLYGKEINDETYAICKSDMMIKGNNPANIRPGSTLSVDEFAGSRFDFMLSNPPYGKSWASEQKFIKDGSEVIDPRFKVALRDYWGHLEAQDATPRSSDGQLLFLMEMVSKMKASGDSGLGSRIASVHNGSSLFTGDAGGGESNIRRYLIENDLLDAIIQLPNNLFYNTGITTYIWLLSSNKPAQRRGKVQLIDASLLYRKLRKNLGNKNCEFAPEHIEQITQTYLDLASIDRPAGGDGIAAQVFDNRDFGYHKVSIERPDRRKAQFSAERIETLRFDKALREPMQWIYQQWGDAVYQDDTLAQHDKAILAWCEEQGLELNTKQRKKLLSLETWAKQSLLVTVANYLMQAIGQEEFDDFNLFAKRVDKVLKQLGKDAGIKLAASERNQILNAVSWYDENAAKVIRKVEKFDRAELAALLARLGCNEVDLPDFGYYPSDKAGEFITYEPNSDLRDSESIPLADSIHRFFKAEVQPHVTEAWINLESVKIGYEISFNKYFYKHQPLRSMEEVAREIVALEQQAEGLIAEILGLEVKDVSGVKVA, from the coding sequence GTGAACCACGCGGTCCACAACAAACTGGTTTCTTTCATCTGGTCGATTGCCGACGACTGCCTGCGTGACGTGTATGTGCGCGGCAAATACCGCGACGTCATCCTGCCCATGGTGGTGCTGCGCCGCCTGGATGCCCTGCTGGAGCCGACCAAGCCCAAGGTGATGGAAGAGCTGGCATTCCAGCGTAGCGCCATGAGCACCACCGAGCTGGACGACAGCGCCCTGCGCGCGGCCTCCGGCTACGTGTTCTACAACATCAGCAACTGGACGCTGAGCCAGCTCTACAAGACCGCCACCAACAACCAGCAGATTCTCCAGGCCAACGTCGAGGAATACCTCGATGGCTTCAGCGACAACGTCAAGGACATCATCCGCCGCTTCAACCTCAAGGCCCAGGTGCGCCACATGGCCAGCAAGGATGTGCTGCTGGACGTGCTGGAGAAGTTCACCTCGCCCTATATCAACCTCACCCCTGCAGACGCGGAAGACCCCAAGGGCAACCGCCTGCCGGCTCTGAGCAACCTGGGCATGGGTTACGTCTTTGAGGAACTGATCCGCAAGTTCAACGAAGAGAACAACGAAGAGGCTGGCGAACACTTCACCCCGCGTGAAGTGATCGAGCTGATGACCCATCTGGTCTTCGACCCGATCAAGGATCGCCTGCCCAACGTCATGACCATCTACGACCCGGCCTGCGGCAGCGGCGGCATGCTCACCGAGTCGCAGAACTTCATCGAGGAGAAGTACCCCGCGCAAGGCACCACGCGCGACGTCCACCTGTACGGCAAGGAAATCAACGACGAGACCTATGCCATCTGCAAGTCGGACATGATGATCAAGGGCAACAACCCGGCCAACATTCGCCCCGGCTCCACCCTGTCGGTGGACGAGTTCGCCGGCAGCCGCTTCGACTTCATGCTGTCCAACCCGCCTTACGGCAAGAGCTGGGCCAGTGAGCAGAAATTCATCAAGGACGGCAGCGAAGTCATCGACCCGCGCTTCAAGGTCGCCCTGCGTGACTACTGGGGCCACCTCGAGGCGCAGGACGCCACCCCGCGCTCCAGCGACGGGCAACTGCTGTTCCTCATGGAAATGGTCAGCAAGATGAAGGCGTCAGGCGACAGCGGCCTCGGCTCGCGCATCGCCTCGGTGCATAACGGCTCCAGCCTGTTTACCGGCGACGCTGGCGGTGGCGAGAGCAATATCCGCCGTTACCTGATCGAGAACGACCTGCTCGACGCCATCATCCAGTTGCCCAACAACCTGTTCTACAACACCGGCATCACCACCTACATCTGGCTGCTGTCGAGCAACAAACCGGCGCAGCGCCGGGGCAAGGTGCAACTGATCGACGCCAGCCTGCTCTACCGCAAACTGCGCAAGAACCTCGGCAACAAGAACTGCGAGTTCGCCCCTGAACATATCGAGCAAATCACCCAGACCTACCTTGACCTCGCCAGCATCGACCGCCCGGCTGGCGGCGACGGCATTGCCGCGCAGGTATTCGACAACCGCGATTTCGGCTACCACAAGGTCAGCATCGAGCGGCCAGACCGGCGCAAGGCCCAGTTCAGCGCCGAGCGCATCGAAACCCTGCGCTTCGACAAGGCCCTGCGCGAACCCATGCAGTGGATCTACCAGCAGTGGGGCGACGCGGTGTACCAGGACGACACCCTGGCCCAGCACGACAAGGCCATTCTCGCTTGGTGCGAAGAGCAAGGTCTGGAGCTCAACACCAAGCAACGCAAGAAGCTGCTGAGCCTGGAAACCTGGGCTAAGCAATCGCTGCTGGTCACCGTGGCCAACTACCTGATGCAGGCCATCGGCCAAGAGGAGTTCGACGACTTCAACCTGTTCGCCAAACGGGTGGACAAGGTGCTCAAGCAACTGGGCAAGGACGCCGGCATCAAGCTCGCCGCCAGTGAGCGTAATCAGATACTCAATGCCGTGAGCTGGTACGACGAAAACGCCGCCAAGGTCATCCGCAAGGTGGAGAAGTTCGACCGCGCCGAACTGGCTGCGCTGCTCGCGCGCTTGGGCTGTAATGAGGTCGACCTACCGGATTTCGGTTACTACCCGAGCGACAAGGCCGGTGAATTTATCACCTACGAGCCCAACAGCGACCTGCGCGACAGCGAAAGCATCCCGCTGGCCGATTCCATCCACCGCTTCTTCAAGGCCGAAGTGCAGCCTCATGTGACAGAGGCCTGGATCAATCTGGAGTCGGTAAAGATCGGCTACGAGATCAGCTTCAATAAATACTTCTACAAGCATCAGCCACTGCGCAGCATGGAAGAGGTGGCGCGGGAAATCGTGGCGCTGGAGCAGCAGGCGGAAGGGTTGATTGCGGAGATTTTGGGGCTGGAGGTTAAGGATGTGTCGGGGGTGAAAGTTGCTTGA
- a CDS encoding restriction endonuclease subunit S: MKTYRSYQPSGADYFEAAPEHWLVVPGMLALTENRRDNKGMKESQVLSLSYGRIIVKAEEKLVGLVPESFETYQLAMPGDIIIRCTDLQNDQTSLRTGLVKDRGIITSAYLCLGVREGFQYRYVHYLLHLLDISKAIYKLGSGLRQNLSFDDFKRLPVLKPSYEEQLLISDYLDQKSAQIDQAIQIKERQIELLKERKQILIQQAVTRGLDPHAPMRDSGIEWIGEIPAHWEALPSRYLFRVVRRNERDGTEPKLSVTQSSGIVLTSEMQENSTQAESFDTFQVCHEDDLVLNKYKAHLGVFWRAPLRGVITNNYTVFRALPRADSKYYEILFHTPVYQSIFRSLVYGVTEGMMPLYTNDFYSMLAIAPPKIEQIEIVAYINKKGQELDVAIKNILGQIEKLKEYKATLINSAVTGKIKVPGVVEPTEIEEREIA, translated from the coding sequence TTGAAGACTTACCGCTCGTACCAGCCTTCAGGTGCTGACTATTTTGAGGCAGCGCCCGAGCATTGGTTGGTAGTGCCCGGCATGCTGGCCCTGACTGAAAATCGTCGAGATAACAAAGGAATGAAGGAGAGCCAAGTGCTCTCCCTTAGTTATGGACGGATTATCGTCAAAGCAGAAGAAAAGCTTGTGGGTTTGGTTCCAGAGTCATTTGAAACCTATCAACTAGCTATGCCAGGCGACATCATCATCCGTTGCACTGACTTGCAGAACGATCAGACCAGCCTGCGCACAGGGCTTGTAAAGGATCGCGGCATTATCACGTCGGCCTATCTCTGTCTGGGCGTAAGAGAGGGCTTTCAATACCGCTACGTCCATTATCTCCTTCATCTTCTGGACATCTCAAAAGCCATTTATAAACTGGGCAGCGGGCTCAGGCAGAACTTGAGTTTTGATGACTTCAAGCGGTTGCCGGTACTAAAGCCTTCGTATGAAGAGCAATTACTGATTTCTGATTATCTTGACCAGAAGTCAGCACAAATTGATCAGGCAATCCAGATCAAGGAACGCCAGATCGAACTGCTGAAAGAACGCAAGCAGATACTGATCCAGCAGGCTGTAACCCGTGGCCTTGATCCGCATGCACCCATGCGGGACTCCGGTATCGAATGGATTGGCGAGATTCCGGCGCATTGGGAAGCTCTACCAAGTCGCTATCTGTTTCGTGTGGTGAGACGTAATGAGCGAGACGGTACAGAACCAAAGCTTTCTGTCACGCAGAGCAGTGGCATTGTGCTGACTTCAGAAATGCAAGAAAACTCAACTCAAGCTGAGTCATTTGATACATTTCAGGTTTGCCACGAAGATGACTTAGTGCTCAATAAATACAAGGCCCATCTTGGCGTTTTCTGGAGAGCTCCCCTGCGGGGTGTCATAACTAATAACTACACAGTGTTCAGAGCTCTACCTAGGGCCGACAGCAAGTATTATGAGATTTTATTTCATACGCCTGTATACCAATCGATTTTCAGGTCGCTGGTGTATGGCGTGACGGAAGGCATGATGCCGCTATATACCAATGATTTCTACTCAATGCTTGCCATTGCTCCACCCAAAATAGAGCAAATAGAAATCGTCGCGTACATAAACAAAAAAGGCCAGGAGCTTGATGTGGCAATCAAGAATATTCTAGGTCAAATTGAAAAGCTAAAAGAATACAAAGCCACCCTGATCAATAGCGCCGTGACCGGCAAGATCAAGGTGCCGGGTGTGGTGGAGCCAACCGAGATCGAGGAACGGGAGATCGCCTGA